The segment TCTCGCGGAGCCGTCCGCCGGCCTTCGTCGAGGCCCTCGCCGCCGACCTCGACGCCGAGCTGGTGCCGATGGGCAGCGCAGGCGTGAAGGTGATGAGCGTGGTGCGCGACATCGCCGACGCCTACGTCCACGCCGGCGGGCAGTACCAGTGGGACAACGCCGCCCCGGTGGTCGTCGCCCGCGCCGCCGGCCTGTACTGCAGCCGCGTCGACGGCTCGCCGCTGGTCTACAACGAGGACGACACCTCGCTGCCGGACCTCATCGTCTGCCGTCCCGAGCTCGCCGAGCAGATCGTCGACTTCGTCCGCCGCCACGGCACCGCCTGAACGTCCGGCACTCGGGAACTGCTCAGTGGACGAGCTTGAGCCCGATGATGCAGCCGACCAGCCCGGTCAGCAGCACGGCCTTGACCACCGAGAACGCCTCGGTGCCGGTGACCATCGCGACGACGACTGTCAGCACGGCGCCGATGCCGACCCACACGGCGTACGACGTGCCGACGGGCAGCGTGCGCATGGCATAGCCGAGCCCACCCATGCTGAGGGCGAGCGCCACCAGGAAGGTGGCGGTCGGCACGGGACGGGTGAGGCCGTCGGA is part of the Nocardioides cavernae genome and harbors:
- a CDS encoding DMT family transporter is translated as MAWFVLVLSGVLEAVWATALGRSDGLTRPVPTATFLVALALSMGGLGYAMRTLPVGTSYAVWVGIGAVLTVVVAMVTGTEAFSVVKAVLLTGLVGCIIGLKLVH